One part of the Microlunatus elymi genome encodes these proteins:
- a CDS encoding lycopene cyclase domain-containing protein codes for MVVTQAEYLILMAACLLVTLPLEFVFTARVYRSPRRLIITLLPVVLVFTVWDLAGIAAGHWRYNPTYVTGLVLIGRLPVEELVFFIVIPICGLLTYRAVGYVLAAVRSRPSSAKAGNR; via the coding sequence ATGGTCGTCACACAGGCGGAGTATCTGATCTTGATGGCGGCTTGCCTGCTCGTCACCTTGCCACTGGAGTTCGTCTTCACCGCCCGGGTCTACCGTTCACCGCGCCGGTTGATCATCACCTTGCTCCCGGTGGTGCTCGTCTTCACGGTCTGGGATCTGGCCGGCATTGCTGCCGGCCATTGGCGCTACAACCCCACCTACGTCACCGGGCTCGTCCTGATCGGACGCCTGCCGGTGGAGGAGTTGGTGTTCTTCATCGTGATCCCGATCTGCGGCTTGTTGACCTACCGCGCGGTCGGTTATGTGCTGGCTGCGGTCCGGTCGCGGCCGAGTTCGGCGAAGGCCGGGAATCGGTGA
- a CDS encoding lycopene cyclase domain-containing protein — protein MPAYTLLTVIAVVTVVLVELLWLRTGIFSSAQYWLTMIIVWGFQIPVDGWLTKLSAPIVIYSDSAILGVRLPWDIPIEDFGFGFSMVTLTIMLWLRLEPRRKQSEDLAR, from the coding sequence ATGCCCGCCTACACCCTGCTGACGGTGATCGCCGTCGTCACCGTCGTCCTGGTCGAACTGCTCTGGCTGAGGACCGGCATCTTCAGCTCGGCCCAGTACTGGCTGACCATGATCATCGTTTGGGGTTTCCAGATTCCGGTGGACGGATGGCTGACCAAACTGTCGGCTCCGATCGTGATCTACAGCGATTCCGCGATCCTCGGGGTGAGACTCCCCTGGGACATTCCCATTGAGGACTTCGGTTTCGGGTTCTCCATGGTCACCCTGACGATCATGCTGTGGCTGCGACTCGAGCCACGTCGGAAACAGAGTGAGGACTTGGCACGGTGA
- a CDS encoding FAD-dependent oxidoreductase: MRPSTWLPGQDQRAERLAGPTGEPWVKERRSVAVIGGGIAGLAAATALAERGVEVVLLEAEQQLGGRVRSWPVRHGADQVTMSRGFHAFFRQYYNLRSLLRRADPGLTRLRPVDDYPLQSATGQTDRFAQIPRTPPWSLAAFVATSPSFRLRDLGRVDIGHALALLDVDFPRTFGDYDGVSAASFLDRLRFPRRARHLALEVFARSFFADPEDFAAAELVAMFHSYFVGSAEGLLFDVPDDDYDTALWKPLGDYLRRQQVVVQTGTPVSRVDLTADKVRVEWESASAGAGMATVDAIVIATDPRTLPELIGERTLGADPRWRDAVRRVVTAPPFLVWRVWLDQPIAARRPVFLGTTGYGPLDNISAIHRFEAGAAGWAEEHEGAVIELHAYALPDRTGPAEVAELRSQLWTGLRRAYPELSAARIVFDECRLERDCVLVTPDHWAQRPTVATPDPRVVLAGDAVRTDLPVALMERAATTGFQAANTLLAGWGVRGHDLWSVPRTARQVWPGRLRRLLAQPGKLPRRRSR; this comes from the coding sequence GTGAGACCGTCGACGTGGCTGCCCGGGCAGGATCAGCGCGCCGAGCGGCTCGCCGGGCCGACCGGCGAGCCGTGGGTCAAGGAACGCCGATCTGTGGCGGTCATCGGCGGCGGCATCGCGGGCCTGGCAGCGGCAACGGCGTTGGCCGAGCGAGGAGTCGAGGTCGTCCTGCTGGAGGCCGAGCAGCAACTCGGTGGCCGGGTCAGATCCTGGCCGGTCCGACACGGTGCCGACCAGGTGACCATGAGCCGTGGCTTTCACGCGTTCTTCCGGCAGTACTACAACCTGCGGTCGCTGTTGCGCCGCGCGGACCCGGGGTTGACCCGGCTGCGGCCGGTTGATGACTATCCGTTGCAGTCGGCAACCGGCCAGACCGACCGGTTTGCGCAGATCCCGCGCACTCCCCCGTGGAGCCTGGCGGCATTCGTCGCGACCAGTCCCAGCTTCAGACTTCGCGATCTGGGCCGCGTCGACATCGGCCACGCGCTGGCATTGCTCGACGTCGACTTCCCGCGAACGTTCGGCGACTACGACGGCGTCAGTGCCGCGAGCTTTCTCGACCGGCTCCGGTTTCCCCGACGCGCCCGGCATCTGGCTCTTGAGGTGTTCGCGCGTAGCTTCTTCGCCGATCCGGAGGACTTCGCGGCGGCTGAGCTGGTGGCGATGTTCCACAGCTACTTCGTGGGCTCGGCGGAGGGTTTGCTCTTCGACGTACCCGACGACGATTACGACACAGCGTTGTGGAAGCCACTGGGCGACTACCTGCGGCGACAACAGGTTGTCGTGCAGACCGGAACGCCCGTCAGTCGGGTCGACCTGACCGCCGACAAGGTCCGGGTGGAGTGGGAGTCAGCCTCCGCGGGCGCCGGCATGGCCACGGTAGACGCGATCGTGATAGCCACCGATCCCCGGACGCTACCGGAGTTGATCGGTGAGCGGACGCTCGGCGCCGACCCGCGGTGGCGTGACGCGGTCCGGCGGGTCGTGACCGCGCCGCCGTTCCTGGTCTGGCGGGTCTGGCTCGACCAGCCGATCGCGGCACGACGGCCGGTGTTCCTGGGTACGACCGGATATGGGCCCCTGGACAACATCAGTGCGATCCATCGGTTCGAGGCCGGCGCCGCGGGCTGGGCTGAGGAACACGAGGGTGCGGTGATCGAACTTCACGCTTATGCCCTGCCCGACCGGACCGGTCCGGCTGAGGTGGCAGAACTGCGCAGCCAATTGTGGACGGGGCTGCGCAGGGCCTATCCGGAGCTGTCCGCAGCCCGCATCGTGTTCGACGAGTGCCGACTGGAGCGCGACTGCGTGTTGGTGACCCCGGACCATTGGGCGCAGCGGCCGACGGTGGCGACTCCGGATCCTCGGGTAGTGCTGGCCGGCGATGCGGTACGCACCGACCTCCCGGTCGCGCTGATGGAGCGCGCCGCCACGACCGGGTTCCAGGCCGCGAACACGCTGTTGGCGGGTTGGGGAGTGCGTGGGCACGACCTGTGGTCGGTGCCGCGTACGGCACGACAGGTCTGGCCGGGCCGGCTCCGGCGGCTGCTGGCTCAGCCCGGGAAGTTGCCGCGGCGGCGCAGCCGGTAG
- a CDS encoding DUF5914 domain-containing protein: MPDRLAPIAARNPIRRRAQPGYDTLLPTYRQARPGRIAAALDRAQRRPSGGWFVIGHSAEVGLSRSRTRTLAGREIVLWRAADGSLRAGPGACPHLGALLDNCPVLDGTLRCRWHGLALGDDGYGDWSPYPARDDGALLWVRLPPPAGVDPAADPPTELPIVPDRPPLEESVTAVITRRGLCEPVDIVANRLDPWHGAWFHPYAFSHLAVDNAASSDDRLVADVTFRLGRRYGVPARAEFVCPDPRTIVMRIIGGEGIGSVVETHATLITAPGVEPAVTVLTELTVAYSERRGFGVVRRFGPLFRPAMRRVAGRLWVDDLAYAERRYRLRRRGNFPG, from the coding sequence GTGCCCGACCGACTGGCACCCATAGCCGCCCGGAACCCGATCCGGCGACGTGCACAACCCGGCTACGACACCCTGCTCCCCACTTATCGCCAGGCCCGTCCGGGACGGATCGCGGCCGCGCTCGATCGAGCACAACGCCGGCCTTCCGGCGGCTGGTTCGTGATCGGGCACAGCGCCGAAGTCGGTCTGTCACGCAGCCGCACTCGTACGTTGGCAGGCCGGGAAATCGTGCTGTGGCGCGCCGCCGACGGCAGTCTGCGAGCCGGCCCCGGAGCTTGTCCCCACCTGGGCGCACTGCTGGACAACTGCCCAGTGCTGGACGGCACGTTGCGATGTCGTTGGCACGGTCTGGCACTCGGCGACGACGGGTACGGCGACTGGAGCCCGTATCCGGCCCGCGACGACGGGGCACTGCTGTGGGTCCGGTTGCCGCCGCCGGCTGGCGTCGACCCGGCCGCCGATCCGCCGACCGAACTGCCGATCGTCCCGGATCGGCCCCCGCTCGAGGAATCGGTCACGGCGGTGATCACCCGCCGCGGGCTCTGCGAGCCCGTCGACATCGTGGCAAACCGGCTCGATCCGTGGCACGGAGCCTGGTTCCACCCATACGCATTCAGTCACCTGGCCGTCGACAACGCGGCCAGTTCGGACGATCGTCTGGTCGCCGACGTCACGTTCCGGCTCGGACGACGGTACGGCGTACCGGCGCGCGCAGAGTTCGTCTGCCCGGATCCGCGCACGATCGTGATGCGGATCATCGGTGGAGAAGGCATCGGCAGCGTGGTGGAGACGCACGCGACCTTGATCACGGCGCCCGGTGTCGAGCCGGCGGTGACGGTGCTGACCGAACTCACCGTTGCCTACTCCGAGCGGCGGGGATTCGGCGTCGTCCGGAGATTCGGGCCATTGTTCCGACCGGCCATGCGTCGAGTCGCCGGTCGGCTCTGGGTCGACGATCTGGCCTACGCCGAGCGGCGCTACCGGCTGCGCCGCCGCGGCAACTTCCCGGGCTGA
- a CDS encoding phytoene/squalene synthase family protein — protein sequence MTDLLHGGYRACARLTWRYGTTYYWGAAILPRAQRRHVHAVYALCRLADDIVDVGDQDAESRTRALEEFRGRFRSAVDHGTSDPVLAAVVDTINRRQIPLECFDRFFAAMALDLVQNRYRTWADLCDYMEGSAAVIGEMMLPILEPTSPAAFAPARSLGVAFQLTNFLRDVGEDLDRGRVYLPTEDLQQFAAEPELRRVTPQWRRLMSFEVERNRRLYEQAAVGLAHLPPASARCVDTALVLYRAILDRIEAADYDVFSGRARVPTLVKAVTATRRVMRSPRGNPDRTSAPNWSKRDRSA from the coding sequence ATGACGGACCTGCTGCACGGTGGATACCGGGCCTGCGCTCGTCTGACCTGGCGCTACGGCACCACCTACTACTGGGGAGCGGCGATCCTGCCGCGAGCTCAACGCCGCCACGTTCACGCCGTGTACGCCCTGTGTCGACTGGCCGACGACATCGTCGACGTCGGCGACCAAGACGCCGAGAGCCGTACCCGGGCGTTGGAGGAATTTCGCGGTCGCTTCCGTTCGGCGGTCGATCACGGCACCTCGGACCCGGTGCTTGCAGCTGTCGTCGACACCATCAACCGACGGCAGATTCCGTTGGAGTGTTTCGACCGTTTCTTCGCCGCGATGGCCCTGGATCTGGTGCAGAACCGCTATCGCACCTGGGCCGATCTCTGCGATTACATGGAGGGCTCCGCAGCGGTGATCGGAGAGATGATGCTGCCGATCCTGGAGCCGACCTCGCCTGCCGCGTTCGCTCCGGCCCGGTCGCTGGGTGTGGCGTTCCAGCTCACCAACTTCCTGCGCGACGTGGGTGAAGACCTCGACCGTGGTCGGGTCTACCTGCCCACCGAGGATCTACAGCAGTTCGCAGCCGAACCAGAACTGCGCCGGGTGACCCCCCAATGGCGACGCCTCATGAGCTTCGAGGTCGAGCGCAATCGTCGGCTGTACGAGCAGGCCGCGGTCGGACTGGCTCATCTACCGCCGGCGTCGGCGCGCTGCGTGGACACCGCGCTGGTGTTGTATCGGGCGATCCTGGATCGCATCGAGGCCGCCGACTACGACGTGTTCTCCGGCCGGGCCCGTGTTCCGACTCTGGTCAAGGCAGTCACCGCGACGCGCCGTGTGATGCGCTCTCCACGGGGCAATCCCGATCGAACTTCTGCGCCAAACTGGAGCAAACGTGACCGTTCTGCCTAA
- the crtI gene encoding phytoene desaturase family protein, protein MSRVIVVGAGLAGLSAACYLTGQGHDVTVIERDTGIGGRAGALRLEGFTFDTGPTVLTMPELIDDTLQAAGSRLSQRINLKRLDPAYRARFADGSVIDARADPTDMINEILDTCGAADAASYEAFVDWLTRLYRLELPHFIDTNYNAGFDLLRSPAALARLTFLGAFGRLGPAIRRRFGDPRLHRLLSFQALYVGLSPERALALYAVITYMDTVAGVWFPEGGMHAVPRALADAFTDAGGTLLLDQPVTGLITDRNGRVAGVRTDEGQFMADAVVCTLDPAAAYRLMIPDVRPPRTVRSGRYAPSAVVWHVGVRGLPGDQVRHHNIHFGRDWNSAFTAMIRHGELMPNPSRLVSVPSLDDPSLAPPGCSTLYVLEPVPHLGGSVDWVREAAPMRQRLLQFLADGGYPTEIVTEKLVTPLDWHRQGLSHGTPFSLAHTFTQTGPFRPPNRIRRRPGLYFAGSGTVPGVGVPMVLLSGKLAAERVGRYLGSRPPAGPARNRSERPASSGWLR, encoded by the coding sequence ATGAGCCGCGTCATTGTCGTCGGAGCCGGATTGGCGGGACTGTCTGCGGCCTGCTATCTCACTGGGCAGGGCCATGACGTCACCGTCATCGAGCGCGACACGGGTATCGGCGGTCGAGCGGGCGCGCTACGCCTCGAGGGCTTCACCTTCGACACCGGTCCGACCGTGCTGACCATGCCCGAACTGATCGACGACACACTTCAGGCCGCCGGCAGCCGACTGTCGCAGCGCATCAACCTCAAGCGTCTCGATCCGGCGTACCGAGCTCGCTTCGCCGACGGCAGCGTGATCGACGCGCGGGCCGACCCGACCGACATGATCAACGAGATCCTGGACACCTGCGGTGCCGCTGATGCCGCGAGCTACGAGGCCTTCGTCGACTGGTTGACCCGGCTCTACCGGCTGGAGCTACCGCACTTCATCGACACCAACTACAACGCCGGATTTGACCTGCTCCGCTCGCCTGCCGCTCTCGCTCGACTGACGTTTCTGGGTGCGTTCGGCCGGTTGGGGCCAGCGATTCGGCGCCGGTTCGGTGACCCGCGGCTGCACCGGCTGTTGAGTTTCCAGGCTCTTTATGTGGGCCTGTCGCCGGAACGTGCGCTGGCGCTGTACGCGGTGATCACCTACATGGACACCGTTGCGGGCGTGTGGTTTCCCGAGGGTGGGATGCACGCCGTCCCGCGCGCGCTGGCCGACGCCTTCACCGATGCCGGTGGCACGCTTCTCCTCGACCAACCCGTTACCGGCCTGATCACGGATCGGAACGGCCGGGTGGCAGGAGTCAGAACCGACGAAGGCCAATTCATGGCTGATGCGGTCGTCTGCACGCTCGACCCGGCCGCCGCATATCGGCTGATGATCCCCGACGTTCGACCGCCACGAACCGTACGATCCGGCCGCTATGCGCCGTCTGCGGTGGTTTGGCATGTCGGCGTCCGCGGCTTGCCCGGCGATCAGGTCCGCCATCACAACATCCACTTCGGGCGCGACTGGAACAGCGCGTTCACGGCGATGATCCGTCACGGCGAGCTGATGCCGAATCCGTCGAGACTGGTGTCCGTGCCGTCGCTGGACGACCCGTCTCTGGCGCCTCCAGGCTGCAGTACGTTGTACGTGTTGGAGCCGGTGCCCCACCTCGGCGGTTCGGTGGACTGGGTCCGCGAGGCCGCCCCGATGCGACAACGACTGTTGCAATTCCTCGCCGACGGCGGCTATCCGACCGAGATCGTCACCGAGAAGTTGGTCACTCCGCTGGACTGGCATCGACAGGGCCTGTCCCACGGCACCCCGTTCTCGCTGGCCCACACCTTCACCCAAACCGGCCCCTTCCGGCCCCCGAACCGGATACGCAGACGCCCGGGTCTCTACTTCGCGGGCTCCGGTACCGTCCCCGGAGTCGGCGTGCCGATGGTGCTGTTGTCCGGCAAACTCGCTGCCGAACGCGTCGGCCGCTATCTCGGTTCGCGACCTCCTGCCGGCCCTGCCCGGAATCGGTCAGAGCGCCCAGCGTCGTCAGGCTGGTTGCGATGA
- a CDS encoding polyprenyl synthetase family protein, giving the protein MLIDDAVSFHARTLLARRANSGRSLKENPRLRDYLARVDRQIDLCIHEYSDADLGAAMPRSGLGPTATAGTQQDGRATLADLVELPKLLTGLIHCGGKRIRPLMAYLGFWASGSGEPDETVVRIGAALELLHSFALVHDDVMDESPTRRGVATTQIQAAAQHRELSAAGESARFGENVAILLGDLAHAAADDLIAECPTPVRDVWRTLVRELIRGQLGDLTGAADRARDPELALSVADQKSGSYTVHRPLELGAIAAGARPEVRESLAAYGREIGWAFALRDDILGVWGDPAITGKPAGDDLIAGKPTVIIALASQRLAAAESRLLTRVASAERRPADVERLQWAIHDAGVRADVEEMISQHVDRGLAHLAELEPKRGVDPAQSGAAEATALLTQIADQVAWRDR; this is encoded by the coding sequence ATGTTGATCGACGACGCGGTGTCCTTTCATGCCCGAACATTGCTAGCCAGGCGAGCGAATTCCGGCCGATCGCTGAAGGAGAATCCACGACTCCGCGACTACCTTGCCCGTGTCGACCGGCAGATCGACCTCTGCATTCACGAATACTCCGATGCGGACCTTGGCGCTGCGATGCCTCGAAGCGGTCTCGGACCGACCGCCACCGCAGGGACGCAGCAGGACGGCCGCGCCACGTTGGCGGACTTGGTCGAACTGCCGAAGCTGCTGACCGGCCTGATTCACTGCGGTGGCAAGCGAATCAGACCGTTGATGGCTTACCTCGGCTTCTGGGCATCGGGCAGCGGCGAGCCGGACGAGACCGTGGTGCGCATCGGCGCCGCGTTGGAATTGCTGCACAGCTTTGCACTGGTCCACGACGACGTGATGGACGAATCCCCGACCCGACGCGGCGTTGCGACCACACAGATCCAAGCAGCAGCACAGCACCGCGAACTCAGTGCTGCCGGCGAATCGGCGCGATTCGGAGAGAACGTGGCGATCCTGCTCGGCGATCTGGCTCACGCCGCGGCCGACGACCTGATCGCGGAGTGTCCGACGCCGGTGCGGGACGTCTGGCGCACACTCGTCCGCGAGCTGATTCGTGGTCAGCTCGGCGACCTCACCGGAGCTGCTGACCGTGCCCGGGATCCAGAGCTGGCCCTGTCGGTAGCCGACCAGAAGTCGGGCAGTTACACCGTCCACCGTCCGCTGGAACTGGGCGCGATTGCAGCAGGCGCGCGGCCGGAGGTCCGCGAGTCCCTTGCCGCCTACGGCCGAGAGATTGGGTGGGCCTTCGCACTTCGCGACGACATTCTCGGCGTGTGGGGCGATCCCGCGATCACCGGGAAACCGGCCGGTGACGACCTGATCGCGGGCAAGCCCACCGTGATCATTGCGCTGGCCAGTCAACGGCTTGCCGCGGCAGAGTCTCGGCTGTTGACACGCGTCGCCTCCGCCGAACGACGGCCTGCGGACGTGGAACGGCTGCAATGGGCCATCCACGACGCCGGCGTCCGGGCCGACGTGGAGGAGATGATCAGCCAACACGTCGATCGCGGCCTGGCTCACCTGGCCGAACTGGAGCCAAAACGAGGTGTCGACCCAGCCCAGTCAGGGGCAGCCGAAGCGACTGCCCTACTGACGCAGATTGCCGATCAGGTTGCCTGGCGGGATCGATGA
- the idi gene encoding isopentenyl-diphosphate Delta-isomerase, producing the protein MDRTLDEVVLVDQAGRRLGSHQRSTIHTANTPLHLAFSCWIFDPAGRVLITRRALGKLAFPGVWSNSCCGHPRPDEDVGDAVRRRIDEELDLTVTTLDCVLPDFSYSAADTRGIVENELCPVYVAVAEDPTSLDPDPAEVADWVWQQPESLATAVLAAPYAYSPWAVLQLPLLTRCDHPSTRPFGG; encoded by the coding sequence ATGGACCGAACGCTAGATGAAGTTGTCCTCGTAGACCAGGCGGGGCGTCGACTCGGCAGCCATCAGCGCTCCACCATCCACACCGCCAACACGCCGCTACACCTGGCCTTCTCCTGCTGGATCTTCGATCCAGCAGGTCGCGTGCTGATCACCCGCCGCGCCTTGGGCAAGCTCGCCTTTCCCGGCGTCTGGTCCAATTCTTGCTGCGGCCATCCCCGTCCGGACGAGGACGTGGGCGACGCCGTCCGGCGACGCATCGACGAAGAACTCGACTTGACTGTGACGACACTGGACTGCGTACTCCCCGACTTCAGTTATTCCGCGGCCGACACGCGGGGAATCGTGGAGAACGAACTCTGCCCCGTGTACGTCGCCGTCGCAGAGGATCCGACGTCGTTGGATCCGGATCCGGCCGAAGTGGCTGACTGGGTATGGCAGCAACCGGAATCGCTCGCGACCGCGGTCCTGGCGGCGCCGTATGCGTACAGTCCGTGGGCTGTCCTGCAGCTTCCGCTGCTGACGCGTTGCGACCATCCATCGACCAGGCCCTTCGGAGGCTGA
- a CDS encoding cryptochrome/photolyase family protein yields MADRSTSIAVFNRNLRVTDNPVLAAAAESEHVVPLFVQDRDLLGSSFSNHRRQHFLNAGLADLDSSLRNLGGRLIVRRGDPVAQIAKLAAAVDAESVHVGADVSWYAKRREERLRVELGRQRRRLIVHDAVTTIQPAGTITPQSSDHFAVFTPYFRRWQDTPVRPVLPPPVRLLLPEGVRQGSVPTGQEVAGWSGGESAGCRLADSWFADGLQRYLDRQDDLAGDHTSHLSPYLHLGFVSPVQLAARALETPGTGAAAFVRQLAWRDFHHQLLAARPEAAWRDYRSRQDRWRDDDEQWEAWCAGMTGYPLVDAGMRQLAATGWMHNRARMIVASFLTKTLYQDWRRGAQFFLDGLLDGDIANNNLNWQWVAGTGTDTRPNRILNPVRQARFDRDARYVRRWVPELAAIEDPAKVHQPWRLEGAKRRRIRYPEPVIDVDHARQEFLHRRKRT; encoded by the coding sequence GTGGCGGACCGATCGACCAGCATCGCCGTGTTCAACCGCAATCTTCGCGTTACCGACAACCCTGTTCTAGCAGCCGCAGCCGAGTCCGAGCACGTCGTTCCGCTGTTCGTCCAGGATCGCGACTTGCTGGGTTCGAGTTTCAGCAACCACCGTCGGCAACACTTCCTCAACGCCGGCCTGGCCGATCTCGACTCGTCGCTGCGAAACCTCGGCGGCCGACTGATCGTACGCCGCGGAGACCCGGTTGCGCAGATTGCGAAGTTGGCCGCCGCTGTCGATGCGGAGTCGGTCCATGTCGGCGCGGACGTCTCGTGGTATGCGAAGCGCCGTGAGGAGCGTCTGCGCGTCGAGCTGGGGCGACAGCGTCGCCGGTTGATTGTGCACGACGCGGTGACGACCATCCAGCCGGCGGGGACGATCACGCCGCAGTCGTCCGATCACTTTGCGGTTTTCACCCCGTACTTCCGCCGCTGGCAGGACACTCCGGTGCGCCCGGTGCTTCCACCTCCGGTACGTCTGCTGCTGCCGGAAGGGGTTCGGCAGGGTTCGGTTCCCACTGGACAGGAGGTCGCGGGCTGGTCCGGTGGCGAATCGGCCGGCTGTCGACTGGCCGACAGCTGGTTCGCTGACGGTCTCCAGCGGTACCTGGACCGACAGGACGATCTCGCCGGCGACCACACCTCGCACCTGTCGCCGTACCTGCATCTCGGCTTCGTGTCGCCGGTCCAACTCGCTGCGCGTGCGCTGGAGACCCCTGGGACAGGCGCGGCAGCATTCGTCCGGCAACTGGCCTGGCGGGACTTCCATCACCAGCTCCTGGCGGCGAGGCCAGAGGCGGCCTGGCGCGACTATCGATCCCGTCAGGATCGATGGCGCGACGACGACGAGCAATGGGAAGCCTGGTGCGCCGGGATGACGGGCTATCCATTGGTGGATGCCGGTATGCGGCAACTCGCCGCCACCGGGTGGATGCACAATCGCGCCCGGATGATCGTCGCCAGTTTCCTGACCAAGACGCTGTATCAGGACTGGCGACGCGGCGCGCAGTTCTTCCTCGACGGGCTACTGGACGGCGACATCGCGAACAACAACCTGAACTGGCAGTGGGTGGCCGGCACCGGAACCGACACCCGGCCGAATCGGATCCTGAATCCCGTGCGTCAGGCCCGGTTCGACCGCGACGCACGGTACGTGCGCCGGTGGGTACCCGAACTTGCCGCCATCGAAGACCCTGCAAAGGTCCATCAGCCGTGGCGCCTCGAGGGCGCGAAGCGTCGCCGGATCCGTTACCCCGAACCCGTGATCGACGTTGACCACGCACGCCAGGAATTCCTCCACCGGCGGAAGCGAACCTGA
- a CDS encoding TspO/MBR family protein, with the protein MTATHNRQPLERPLAQQTSAARDVVRVIVVAASAVLAVVGSFLGSGAAGGTPIRNAAGGALSSDATLIAPGGPAFSIWTVIYLGLLGYAGWQLLPGQRSDPRQRLLGYPMAISMLLNAAWILSVQVGRLAVSVGIIIALLAVLVVIFRRLCRRAPGSRIEALLLDGTAGLYLGWVCVATAANITASLVAAGFGGFGIPSTVWAILVLGLAGTVGVLVAIRGGGRIAPMLSLAWGLIWVAVARIDGRPESTTTAAVALVAAGVVVVATLTVRLRARFRPRHSADYRVARSSNC; encoded by the coding sequence CTCTCGCACAGCAAACCTCAGCTGCCCGCGACGTCGTACGAGTGATAGTTGTCGCGGCCAGTGCCGTGCTTGCCGTGGTCGGCTCGTTCCTCGGATCCGGCGCCGCCGGCGGGACGCCGATCCGGAATGCGGCCGGTGGGGCCCTTTCCTCGGACGCGACGCTGATCGCCCCGGGCGGGCCAGCCTTCTCGATCTGGACCGTGATCTACCTCGGTCTGCTCGGCTACGCCGGCTGGCAACTCCTGCCCGGCCAACGCTCGGATCCGCGACAGCGACTGCTCGGTTACCCGATGGCGATATCGATGTTGCTCAACGCCGCCTGGATCCTCAGCGTCCAGGTCGGCCGGCTCGCGGTCAGCGTTGGCATCATCATCGCGTTGCTCGCCGTCCTGGTCGTGATCTTTCGCCGCCTTTGTCGACGTGCCCCGGGCAGTCGCATCGAAGCACTCTTGCTGGATGGGACCGCAGGACTGTATCTGGGATGGGTGTGCGTGGCGACCGCTGCGAACATCACGGCCTCCCTTGTCGCGGCGGGTTTCGGCGGCTTCGGCATCCCATCGACAGTCTGGGCAATCCTCGTACTGGGTCTGGCCGGCACGGTCGGGGTGCTGGTGGCGATTCGCGGAGGCGGCCGCATCGCACCAATGTTGTCGCTGGCGTGGGGGTTGATCTGGGTTGCGGTGGCACGGATTGACGGCCGACCCGAGTCCACCACCACCGCGGCCGTGGCGCTGGTGGCCGCGGGAGTTGTCGTGGTTGCGACGTTGACGGTCCGACTGCGAGCCCGGTTCAGGCCACGGCACTCCGCCGATTACCGTGTAGCTAGATCTTCTAACTGCTAG